One Prolixibacteraceae bacterium DNA segment encodes these proteins:
- a CDS encoding IS5 family transposase, whose translation MRYKTIDNDILFDDIFRLERLQQMGDPLERLNDIIDWEIFRPTLELIYEKDRKSNAGASSYCPILMFKILILQRYYNLSDFQTEYQILDRHSFSRFLGLVRSSAVPDEKTIWRFRDNITKLGLERDLFELFNEKLNNEGLLVSEGKIVDASFVEVPRQRNSEEENKHIKENDCIPESWESNVHKIRQKDIDARWAKKGSETFYGYKNHIKIDAKSKLIDEYTSSSAELHDSKVIELLIGDKSDENCDFYADSAYTGERCEEIIKKSDMNNKVNEKGTRGNPLTDQQKKRNKEKSKTRSRVEHVFGFMEYSMNKLYVRSIGFKRASTIIGLINLTYNLFRYEQIRRLQLM comes from the coding sequence ATGAGATATAAGACTATAGATAACGATATTTTATTTGATGACATTTTTAGGCTAGAGAGGTTACAGCAAATGGGAGATCCCTTGGAGCGATTAAATGACATTATCGATTGGGAAATTTTTCGACCGACATTGGAACTTATTTATGAGAAAGACCGAAAGAGTAATGCAGGAGCTTCATCATATTGCCCAATACTAATGTTCAAGATTTTAATATTACAACGGTACTATAATCTTAGTGATTTTCAAACAGAATATCAGATTCTAGACCGACATTCATTTAGTCGTTTTTTAGGTCTTGTTCGAAGTAGTGCTGTACCTGATGAAAAGACAATATGGCGATTTCGGGACAATATAACAAAGTTAGGACTTGAACGAGACCTCTTTGAACTTTTTAATGAGAAGTTAAATAATGAAGGACTATTAGTCTCAGAAGGGAAGATTGTTGATGCAAGTTTTGTGGAAGTTCCAAGGCAACGAAATAGTGAAGAAGAGAACAAACATATTAAAGAGAATGACTGTATTCCAGAGTCTTGGGAGTCTAATGTTCATAAAATAAGACAAAAAGATATAGATGCTCGTTGGGCTAAAAAAGGAAGTGAAACCTTTTATGGTTATAAGAATCACATCAAAATAGATGCAAAAAGTAAACTGATAGATGAGTACACCTCTTCTAGTGCAGAGCTTCACGACTCAAAAGTCATAGAACTTCTTATCGGAGACAAATCTGATGAGAATTGTGACTTTTATGCTGATAGTGCTTATACAGGAGAGAGATGTGAGGAAATTATTAAAAAGAGCGACATGAATAATAAAGTCAATGAAAAAGGAACCAGAGGAAATCCATTGACAGACCAGCAAAAAAAACGAAATAAAGAGAAGTCTAAAACAAGATCAAGAGTTGAACATGTCTTTGGTTTTATGGAATACAGTATGAATAAATTATATGTCAGAAGCATCGGTTTTAAAAGAGCAAGTACCATTATAGGGCTAATTAATCTTACTTACAACTTATTTAGATATGAGCAAATTAGACGATTACAACTAATGTAG
- a CDS encoding 50S ribosome-binding GTPase, with protein MKRVEIGIFGRMNAGKSTLMNLLTQQETSIVDPTPGTTADHKITLFELHGIGPCKIFDTPGIDEETILGQKKRKKVIQTLRECDLAIITTPSNIADFSVEEELISLAQSIQKTYILVHNIFDSTPQHSIKFKEVDTSIIKEANLSEENSREAILPFIKKYITKTKEHSLLPFIKKDHSYVLIIPMDEETPEKRLLRPQSMAVEEITRNWAYSITYRMDLKKARAGNIEEKRRFDNLLNHIPFLDAVITDSQAMDIVSRWTPKQVQLTTFSIMMIQHGTQRLSKFYQGVNTLTTLKENGKILICEACNHSRIQEDIGTVQIPNILKKRYPNITIDHSFGREFEDKNLQEYDLIIHCGGCMISAQKLTQRVVNLEVHHIPITNYGIFLSWIQGQEVLERVVKPWI; from the coding sequence ATGAAACGTGTAGAGATAGGTATTTTTGGTAGAATGAATGCAGGGAAAAGTACCCTAATGAATCTACTCACTCAACAAGAAACATCCATTGTAGATCCAACACCGGGAACGACAGCCGATCACAAAATTACTCTTTTTGAGCTCCATGGCATCGGTCCATGTAAAATATTCGACACCCCAGGTATAGATGAAGAGACAATACTAGGACAAAAGAAACGCAAGAAAGTGATCCAAACACTACGAGAGTGTGATCTAGCAATCATTACCACTCCTTCGAATATTGCGGACTTTAGCGTGGAGGAAGAACTTATATCTCTAGCACAATCTATTCAGAAAACTTATATCTTAGTACATAATATTTTCGATTCAACACCTCAGCACTCCATCAAGTTTAAAGAGGTCGATACTTCCATTATCAAGGAGGCCAATCTTTCTGAAGAGAACTCTAGAGAAGCAATTCTCCCATTCATCAAAAAATATATTACCAAAACAAAAGAGCATTCTCTATTGCCATTTATTAAGAAGGACCACTCTTACGTTTTAATCATACCAATGGATGAAGAGACTCCGGAGAAGCGACTTCTAAGACCACAAAGTATGGCTGTAGAGGAGATCACAAGAAACTGGGCCTATTCTATCACCTACAGAATGGACCTTAAAAAAGCGAGAGCAGGTAATATTGAAGAGAAGAGAAGATTTGATAATTTGCTTAACCATATTCCTTTTTTAGATGCAGTGATCACCGACTCTCAGGCAATGGATATTGTCTCAAGATGGACACCTAAACAGGTTCAACTCACAACGTTCTCCATCATGATGATTCAACATGGAACACAAAGGTTATCAAAGTTCTATCAAGGAGTGAATACTTTAACTACCTTAAAAGAGAATGGAAAGATACTGATTTGTGAGGCATGCAACCACTCAAGGATACAAGAAGATATTGGAACAGTTCAAATACCAAACATACTAAAAAAGAGATATCCGAACATAACGATTGATCATAGTTTTGGTCGCGAATTTGAGGACAAAAATCTTCAGGAATACGATCTGATCATTCACTGTGGCGGGTGTATGATCTCTGCCCAGAAACTAACTCAAAGAGTTGTGAATCTTGAAGTACACCACATTCCAATCACGAACTATGGTATCTTCCTTTCTTGGATACAAGGCCAAGAAGTATTAGAAAGAGTGGTAAAACCTTGGATATAA
- a CDS encoding T9SS type A sorting domain-containing protein, with protein sequence MRRKLFILAILTFTTNLSFAQKAYVSIKGAVISVSKEANVTIQGDFESKGEKSADQSFVTMDGSLNIFGDILNNTFPLFDEFSKGHFSFLGNQDQYITGEGTVNFSNIEVNKVPVDALEKPKIFFDAPISITKKTKLSSGIIEVGDDDLLLKEETTITRSIDGVGCFFNTDREGSVRKYFSYTEDPSLTLEMPIGANNQYSPVTVQFVDLETLNDNAQLRFKAQGKRHESMPKDGQFLNRFWEVENIDIHENTQYKMTFFYQQEDIVSEDQENTYEGIEMKEEKGFLLPFNTLEKVDEVNNYFNINAKGKMKAFTAGDLRSATFSDVIVFPTPNDGHFSIKIDNPNDKWMDYEFYNIFGQKILSGKTERGVFNFNFSKFPKGVYFYKIYFSTKTVSRKITIQ encoded by the coding sequence ATGAGAAGAAAACTATTCATATTGGCTATACTCACCTTTACAACGAACCTATCGTTTGCTCAAAAAGCATATGTCTCTATCAAAGGAGCTGTAATATCTGTTTCCAAAGAGGCAAATGTGACGATTCAAGGAGATTTTGAAAGTAAAGGAGAAAAATCAGCCGATCAATCATTCGTAACGATGGATGGTTCTTTGAACATCTTTGGGGACATTCTAAATAACACCTTCCCTCTTTTCGATGAGTTCTCTAAAGGACACTTCTCTTTTTTGGGAAACCAAGATCAATATATTACGGGAGAAGGGACAGTAAACTTCTCCAATATTGAAGTAAATAAAGTCCCTGTAGATGCTTTAGAGAAACCAAAGATCTTTTTTGATGCACCCATTTCTATTACTAAAAAAACGAAGCTTTCTTCTGGAATAATTGAAGTAGGGGATGATGACTTACTACTAAAAGAGGAAACGACCATTACTCGTTCTATCGATGGTGTGGGTTGTTTCTTTAATACCGATAGAGAAGGTTCAGTAAGAAAATATTTTAGTTATACAGAAGATCCGTCACTAACTCTAGAGATGCCTATCGGGGCAAACAATCAATACTCCCCTGTAACGGTACAATTTGTAGATCTAGAGACACTAAATGACAATGCACAACTACGATTCAAAGCCCAAGGAAAGCGTCATGAATCGATGCCTAAAGATGGACAATTCTTAAATAGGTTTTGGGAAGTCGAGAATATCGACATTCACGAAAACACCCAATATAAGATGACATTCTTCTATCAACAAGAGGATATTGTCTCGGAAGATCAAGAGAATACTTACGAGGGTATTGAGATGAAAGAAGAGAAGGGATTCCTTCTTCCATTTAACACCTTAGAAAAAGTAGACGAAGTAAATAATTACTTTAATATTAATGCGAAAGGTAAGATGAAAGCTTTCACTGCAGGTGATCTTAGAAGTGCAACCTTCTCCGATGTGATCGTCTTCCCTACTCCTAACGACGGACACTTCTCCATAAAAATCGATAATCCAAACGATAAATGGATGGATTACGAGTTCTACAATATTTTTGGACAAAAGATTCTTTCAGGAAAAACAGAGAGAGGAGTATTTAACTTTAACTTCTCTAAATTCCCTAAGGGAGTATACTTCTATAAAATATATTTCAGTACGAAAACAGTTAGTCGTAAGATTACCATTCAATAA